A portion of the Gossypium arboreum isolate Shixiya-1 chromosome 8, ASM2569848v2, whole genome shotgun sequence genome contains these proteins:
- the LOC108469776 gene encoding uncharacterized protein LOC108469776 isoform X3, translating to MCKKHSHWSVCIDGCSSVSVGMKNLQNTQDIKPSVQASNESKTEQQNNQTSADSASSNDGQKVSRQDIELVQNLIERCLQLYMNKDEVVKTLLNRARIDPGFTILVWQKLEEENADFFKAYYIRLKLKKQILLFNHLLEHQYYLMKYPMPPKVPLVPIQNGIHPMPAAGQPHLDSMGISSCHVVNEVPAPSHFQPMQMNSGNDMVMDNNATDATPAVPPTTAMMSSMSEMPVSPTSVASSGNFPFTATDMSEMGVDTATLDSAFTADVASSIGLQLGPGNGADNSRDSLRSLDQIQWNFSLTDLTADFSNLGDLVALGNHPGSPFLPSDSEIMLGSSEHENIVEEFFVDSIPGQPCTPSDEEK from the exons ATGTGTAAAAAGCACTCTCATTGGTCGGTGTGTAT AGATGGATGCAGTTCGGTTTCAGTTGGAATGAAGAACTTACAG AACACACAAGATATTAAACCTTCGGTTCAAGCTTCAAATGAATCCAAAACAGAACAGCAGAATAATCAAACATCGGCTGATTCTGCTTCAAGCAATGATGGCCAAAAAGTTTCACGACAGGATATCGAACTT GTCCAGAATTTAATTGAACGATGTTTACAACTATACATGAATAAGGACGAGGTCGTCAAAACCCTCTTGAATCGAGCGAGGATAGACCCTGGATTCACAATATTAG TATGGCAAAAGCTGGAGGAGGAAAATGCTGATTTTTTCAAGGCTTATTATATAAGGCTGAAATTGAAGAAGCAAATCCTTTTGTTTAACCATTTGCTTGAGCATCAATATTATCTAATGAAATATCCTATGCCTCCAAAGGTTCCTCTGGTCCCAATCCAAAATGGGATTCATCCCATGCCTG CTGCAGGGCAACCTCATCTAGACTCGATGGGGATATCAAGCTGTCATGTGGTCAATGAAGTCCCAGCACCCAGTCATTTTCAACCAATGCAGATGAATTCTGGGAATGA CATGGTGATGGACAACAACGCAACTGATGCGACACCTGCAGTTCCTCCAACCACTGCCATGATGTCATCTATGTCAGAGATGCCAGTGAGCCCTACATCGGTGGCGTCCAGTGGGAATTTCCCTTTCACTGCAACAGACATGTCGGAAATGGGAGTAGACACAGCAACACTTGATTCGGCCTTCACGGCGGATGTGGCAAGTTCAATAGGATTGCAACTGGGACCTGGTAATGGAGCCGACAATTCTAGAGATTCCCTTAGATCACTTGATCAGATTCAGTGGAATTTCAGTCTCACTGATCTTACAGCCGATTTCTCAAACTTGGGAG ATTTAGTAGCACTTGGGAACCACCCTGGTTCTCCTTTTCTTCCCTCTGATTCAGAAATTATGCTCGGTTCTTCGGAGCACGAGAATATAG TAGAGGAATTTTTTGTTGATTCTATCCCTGGACAGCCGTGCACTCCGTCTGACGAAGAGAAATAG
- the LOC108469776 gene encoding uncharacterized protein LOC108469776 isoform X2 — MCKKHSHWSVCIDGCSSVSVGMKNLQNTQDIKPSVQASNESKTEQQNNQTSADSASSNDGQKVSRQDIELVQNLIERCLQLYMNKDEVVKTLLNRARIDPGFTILVWQKLEEENADFFKAYYIRLKLKKQILLFNHLLEHQYYLMKYPMPPKVPLVPIQNGIHPMPVNNLPMGYPVLQQPPIPAAGQPHLDSMGISSCHVVNEVPAPSHFQPMQMNSGNDMVMDNNATDATPAVPPTTAMMSSMSEMPVSPTSVASSGNFPFTATDMSEMGVDTATLDSAFTADVASSIGLQLGPGNGADNSRDSLRSLDQIQWNFSLTDLTADFSNLGDLVALGNHPGSPFLPSDSEIMLGSSEHENIEEFFVDSIPGQPCTPSDEEK; from the exons ATGTGTAAAAAGCACTCTCATTGGTCGGTGTGTAT AGATGGATGCAGTTCGGTTTCAGTTGGAATGAAGAACTTACAG AACACACAAGATATTAAACCTTCGGTTCAAGCTTCAAATGAATCCAAAACAGAACAGCAGAATAATCAAACATCGGCTGATTCTGCTTCAAGCAATGATGGCCAAAAAGTTTCACGACAGGATATCGAACTT GTCCAGAATTTAATTGAACGATGTTTACAACTATACATGAATAAGGACGAGGTCGTCAAAACCCTCTTGAATCGAGCGAGGATAGACCCTGGATTCACAATATTAG TATGGCAAAAGCTGGAGGAGGAAAATGCTGATTTTTTCAAGGCTTATTATATAAGGCTGAAATTGAAGAAGCAAATCCTTTTGTTTAACCATTTGCTTGAGCATCAATATTATCTAATGAAATATCCTATGCCTCCAAAGGTTCCTCTGGTCCCAATCCAAAATGGGATTCATCCCATGCCTG TTAACAACTTACCAATGGGATATCCTGTGCTGCAACAACCTCCAATTCCAGCTGCAGGGCAACCTCATCTAGACTCGATGGGGATATCAAGCTGTCATGTGGTCAATGAAGTCCCAGCACCCAGTCATTTTCAACCAATGCAGATGAATTCTGGGAATGA CATGGTGATGGACAACAACGCAACTGATGCGACACCTGCAGTTCCTCCAACCACTGCCATGATGTCATCTATGTCAGAGATGCCAGTGAGCCCTACATCGGTGGCGTCCAGTGGGAATTTCCCTTTCACTGCAACAGACATGTCGGAAATGGGAGTAGACACAGCAACACTTGATTCGGCCTTCACGGCGGATGTGGCAAGTTCAATAGGATTGCAACTGGGACCTGGTAATGGAGCCGACAATTCTAGAGATTCCCTTAGATCACTTGATCAGATTCAGTGGAATTTCAGTCTCACTGATCTTACAGCCGATTTCTCAAACTTGGGAG ATTTAGTAGCACTTGGGAACCACCCTGGTTCTCCTTTTCTTCCCTCTGATTCAGAAATTATGCTCGGTTCTTCGGAGCACGAGAATATAG AGGAATTTTTTGTTGATTCTATCCCTGGACAGCCGTGCACTCCGTCTGACGAAGAGAAATAG
- the LOC108469776 gene encoding uncharacterized protein LOC108469776 isoform X1, whose amino-acid sequence MCKKHSHWSVCIDGCSSVSVGMKNLQNTQDIKPSVQASNESKTEQQNNQTSADSASSNDGQKVSRQDIELVQNLIERCLQLYMNKDEVVKTLLNRARIDPGFTILVWQKLEEENADFFKAYYIRLKLKKQILLFNHLLEHQYYLMKYPMPPKVPLVPIQNGIHPMPVNNLPMGYPVLQQPPIPAAGQPHLDSMGISSCHVVNEVPAPSHFQPMQMNSGNDMVMDNNATDATPAVPPTTAMMSSMSEMPVSPTSVASSGNFPFTATDMSEMGVDTATLDSAFTADVASSIGLQLGPGNGADNSRDSLRSLDQIQWNFSLTDLTADFSNLGDLVALGNHPGSPFLPSDSEIMLGSSEHENIVEEFFVDSIPGQPCTPSDEEK is encoded by the exons ATGTGTAAAAAGCACTCTCATTGGTCGGTGTGTAT AGATGGATGCAGTTCGGTTTCAGTTGGAATGAAGAACTTACAG AACACACAAGATATTAAACCTTCGGTTCAAGCTTCAAATGAATCCAAAACAGAACAGCAGAATAATCAAACATCGGCTGATTCTGCTTCAAGCAATGATGGCCAAAAAGTTTCACGACAGGATATCGAACTT GTCCAGAATTTAATTGAACGATGTTTACAACTATACATGAATAAGGACGAGGTCGTCAAAACCCTCTTGAATCGAGCGAGGATAGACCCTGGATTCACAATATTAG TATGGCAAAAGCTGGAGGAGGAAAATGCTGATTTTTTCAAGGCTTATTATATAAGGCTGAAATTGAAGAAGCAAATCCTTTTGTTTAACCATTTGCTTGAGCATCAATATTATCTAATGAAATATCCTATGCCTCCAAAGGTTCCTCTGGTCCCAATCCAAAATGGGATTCATCCCATGCCTG TTAACAACTTACCAATGGGATATCCTGTGCTGCAACAACCTCCAATTCCAGCTGCAGGGCAACCTCATCTAGACTCGATGGGGATATCAAGCTGTCATGTGGTCAATGAAGTCCCAGCACCCAGTCATTTTCAACCAATGCAGATGAATTCTGGGAATGA CATGGTGATGGACAACAACGCAACTGATGCGACACCTGCAGTTCCTCCAACCACTGCCATGATGTCATCTATGTCAGAGATGCCAGTGAGCCCTACATCGGTGGCGTCCAGTGGGAATTTCCCTTTCACTGCAACAGACATGTCGGAAATGGGAGTAGACACAGCAACACTTGATTCGGCCTTCACGGCGGATGTGGCAAGTTCAATAGGATTGCAACTGGGACCTGGTAATGGAGCCGACAATTCTAGAGATTCCCTTAGATCACTTGATCAGATTCAGTGGAATTTCAGTCTCACTGATCTTACAGCCGATTTCTCAAACTTGGGAG ATTTAGTAGCACTTGGGAACCACCCTGGTTCTCCTTTTCTTCCCTCTGATTCAGAAATTATGCTCGGTTCTTCGGAGCACGAGAATATAG TAGAGGAATTTTTTGTTGATTCTATCCCTGGACAGCCGTGCACTCCGTCTGACGAAGAGAAATAG
- the LOC108469776 gene encoding uncharacterized protein LOC108469776 isoform X4, producing the protein MKNLQNTQDIKPSVQASNESKTEQQNNQTSADSASSNDGQKVSRQDIELVQNLIERCLQLYMNKDEVVKTLLNRARIDPGFTILVWQKLEEENADFFKAYYIRLKLKKQILLFNHLLEHQYYLMKYPMPPKVPLVPIQNGIHPMPVNNLPMGYPVLQQPPIPAAGQPHLDSMGISSCHVVNEVPAPSHFQPMQMNSGNDMVMDNNATDATPAVPPTTAMMSSMSEMPVSPTSVASSGNFPFTATDMSEMGVDTATLDSAFTADVASSIGLQLGPGNGADNSRDSLRSLDQIQWNFSLTDLTADFSNLGDLVALGNHPGSPFLPSDSEIMLGSSEHENIVEEFFVDSIPGQPCTPSDEEK; encoded by the exons ATGAAGAACTTACAG AACACACAAGATATTAAACCTTCGGTTCAAGCTTCAAATGAATCCAAAACAGAACAGCAGAATAATCAAACATCGGCTGATTCTGCTTCAAGCAATGATGGCCAAAAAGTTTCACGACAGGATATCGAACTT GTCCAGAATTTAATTGAACGATGTTTACAACTATACATGAATAAGGACGAGGTCGTCAAAACCCTCTTGAATCGAGCGAGGATAGACCCTGGATTCACAATATTAG TATGGCAAAAGCTGGAGGAGGAAAATGCTGATTTTTTCAAGGCTTATTATATAAGGCTGAAATTGAAGAAGCAAATCCTTTTGTTTAACCATTTGCTTGAGCATCAATATTATCTAATGAAATATCCTATGCCTCCAAAGGTTCCTCTGGTCCCAATCCAAAATGGGATTCATCCCATGCCTG TTAACAACTTACCAATGGGATATCCTGTGCTGCAACAACCTCCAATTCCAGCTGCAGGGCAACCTCATCTAGACTCGATGGGGATATCAAGCTGTCATGTGGTCAATGAAGTCCCAGCACCCAGTCATTTTCAACCAATGCAGATGAATTCTGGGAATGA CATGGTGATGGACAACAACGCAACTGATGCGACACCTGCAGTTCCTCCAACCACTGCCATGATGTCATCTATGTCAGAGATGCCAGTGAGCCCTACATCGGTGGCGTCCAGTGGGAATTTCCCTTTCACTGCAACAGACATGTCGGAAATGGGAGTAGACACAGCAACACTTGATTCGGCCTTCACGGCGGATGTGGCAAGTTCAATAGGATTGCAACTGGGACCTGGTAATGGAGCCGACAATTCTAGAGATTCCCTTAGATCACTTGATCAGATTCAGTGGAATTTCAGTCTCACTGATCTTACAGCCGATTTCTCAAACTTGGGAG ATTTAGTAGCACTTGGGAACCACCCTGGTTCTCCTTTTCTTCCCTCTGATTCAGAAATTATGCTCGGTTCTTCGGAGCACGAGAATATAG TAGAGGAATTTTTTGTTGATTCTATCCCTGGACAGCCGTGCACTCCGTCTGACGAAGAGAAATAG
- the LOC108469774 gene encoding beclin-1-like protein isoform X1, whose product MKKEYIPDKGRSLPVDPNLPKWICQNCHHSLCIVGFDSYVDKFPNDSSRSAMQGASIHGASSMLGSTRMDNSFVVLPKQKPLAPGIPPRPRGIPGQPDTGQARKGMEESFVVVDKSESASDGSGTQLPSSEGGPSSSLQPNNSGFHSTITVLKNAFEIATTQTQVEQPLCLECMRVLSDKLDKEVEDVTRDIEAYEACLQRLEGEPRDVLSEADFCKEKLKIEEEERKLEAAIEEIEKQNAAVNAELKELEQKSKRFKELEERYWQEFNNFQFQLIAHQEERDAILAKTEVSQAHLELLKRTNVLNDAFPIWHDGEFGTINNFRLGRLPKIPVEWDEINAAWGQACLLLHTMCQYFRPKFHYRIKIIPLGSYPRIMDSNNNTYEFCLLHEYVSRFGPVNLFWSTRYDKAMTLFLTCLKDFAEFANAKDLENNIPPEKCFNLPYKIENDKVENYSITQSFNKQENWTKALKYTLCNLKWALYWFIGSTNFQPLSAMVSSATEVPAVGSLYAKRGTDPKFVARKPSTS is encoded by the exons ATGAAGAAGGAATATATACCCGATAAAGGTCGGAGCTTACCCGTGGATCCAAATCTCCCCAAATGGATCTGCCAGAACTGTCACCATTCCCTCTGTATCGTCGGATTCGATTCCTACGTCGACAAGTTCCCCAACGACTCTTCTCGATCAG CAATGCAGGGGGCTTCGATTCATGGAGCTAGCAGCATGCTGGGTTCAACACGAATGGATAACTCTTTCGTCGTGCTGCCAAAGCAAAAGCCCTTGGCCCCAGGAATCCCTCCACGACCTCGTGGCATTCCTGGTCAGCCTGATACTGGCCAAGCTAGGAAAGGTATGGAAGAATCATTTGTGGTGGTTGATAAATCAGAGTCTGCTTCTGATGGAAGTGGGACGCAATTACCATCGTCAGAAGGTGGACCAAGCAGTTCTTTGCAGCCGAACAACTCTGGATTTCACTCAACTATTACTGTCCTGAAGAATGCATTTGAGATTGCCACGACTCAGACACAG GTTGAACAACCATTATGCCTTGAGTGTATGAGGGTGTTGTCTGACAAACTTGACAAGGAGGTTGAAGATGTGACTAGGGATATCGAAGCATATGAAGCCTGTCTTCAGCGCCTGGAGGGGGAACCACGAGATGTACTCAGCGAGGCTGATTTTTGTAAGGAGAAATTAAAG AtcgaggaagaagaaagaaaacttgAAGCAGCAATTGAAGAAATAGAAAAACAGAATGCTGCAGTAAATGCAGAACTAAAAGAATTAGAGCAAAAATCAAAACGATTCAAAGAATTGGAAGAGCG GTATTGGCAAGAGTTTAACAACTTTCAGTTTCAATTAATCGCTCATCAG GAAGAGAGAGATGCCATTTTGGCTAAGACTGAAGTTTCACAAGCACATTTGGAGCTGTTAAAGCGAACTAACGTGCTCAATGATGCTTTCCCTATCTGGCATGATGGAGAATTTGGAACTATAAACAATTTTCGTCTTGGACGACTGCCTAAAATTCCA GTTGAGTGGGACGAAATAAATGCTGCCTGGGGTCAAGCTTGCCTCCTACTTCATACAATGTGCCAATATTTCCGACCAAAATTTCA CTATCGGATAAAGATAATTCCCCTGGGTAGCTACCCTCGGATAATGGACAGCAACAACAATACATATGAGTT TTGCCTGCTGCATGAATATGTTTCTAGGTTTGGTCCAGTGAACCTGTTCTGGAGTACACGGTACGACAAAGCAATGACACTATTCTTAACTTGCCTCAAGGACTTTGCTGAGTTTGCAAATGCCAAGGATCTAGAAAACAACATTCCACCTGAGAAATGCTTCAACTTACCCTACAA GATCGAGAACGATAAAGTTGAAAACTACTCCATCACACAAAGCTTCAATAAGCAAGAGAATTGGACCAAAGCTTTGAAATATACCCTCTGTAATCTTAAGTGGGCTCTCTACTGGTTTATTGGAAGCACCAATTTCCAGCCTCTATCCGCCATGGTTTCTTCAGCTACCGAAGTTCCAGCTGTGGGCTCTTTATACGCAAAACGTGGTACTGATCCCAAATTTGTAGCTCGAAAGCCATCAACTTCGTGA
- the LOC108469774 gene encoding beclin-1-like protein isoform X2: MKKEYIPDKGRSLPVDPNLPKWICQNCHHSLCIVGFDSYVDKFPNDSSRSAMQGASIHGASSMLGSTRMDNSFVVLPKQKPLAPGIPPRPRGIPGQPDTGQARKGMEESFVVVDKSESASDGSGTQLPSSEGGPSSSLQPNNSGFHSTITVLKNAFEIATTQTQVEQPLCLECMRVLSDKLDKEVEDVTRDIEAYEACLQRLEGEPRDVLSEADFCKEKLKIEEEERKLEAAIEEIEKQNAAVNAELKELEQKSKRFKELEERYWQEFNNFQFQLIAHQEERDAILAKTEVSQAHLELLKRTNVLNDAFPIWHDGEFGTINNFRLGRLPKIPVEWDEINAAWGQACLLLHTMCQYFRPKFHYRIKIIPLGSYPRIMDSNNNTYELFGPVNLFWSTRYDKAMTLFLTCLKDFAEFANAKDLENNIPPEKCFNLPYKIENDKVENYSITQSFNKQENWTKALKYTLCNLKWALYWFIGSTNFQPLSAMVSSATEVPAVGSLYAKRGTDPKFVARKPSTS, from the exons ATGAAGAAGGAATATATACCCGATAAAGGTCGGAGCTTACCCGTGGATCCAAATCTCCCCAAATGGATCTGCCAGAACTGTCACCATTCCCTCTGTATCGTCGGATTCGATTCCTACGTCGACAAGTTCCCCAACGACTCTTCTCGATCAG CAATGCAGGGGGCTTCGATTCATGGAGCTAGCAGCATGCTGGGTTCAACACGAATGGATAACTCTTTCGTCGTGCTGCCAAAGCAAAAGCCCTTGGCCCCAGGAATCCCTCCACGACCTCGTGGCATTCCTGGTCAGCCTGATACTGGCCAAGCTAGGAAAGGTATGGAAGAATCATTTGTGGTGGTTGATAAATCAGAGTCTGCTTCTGATGGAAGTGGGACGCAATTACCATCGTCAGAAGGTGGACCAAGCAGTTCTTTGCAGCCGAACAACTCTGGATTTCACTCAACTATTACTGTCCTGAAGAATGCATTTGAGATTGCCACGACTCAGACACAG GTTGAACAACCATTATGCCTTGAGTGTATGAGGGTGTTGTCTGACAAACTTGACAAGGAGGTTGAAGATGTGACTAGGGATATCGAAGCATATGAAGCCTGTCTTCAGCGCCTGGAGGGGGAACCACGAGATGTACTCAGCGAGGCTGATTTTTGTAAGGAGAAATTAAAG AtcgaggaagaagaaagaaaacttgAAGCAGCAATTGAAGAAATAGAAAAACAGAATGCTGCAGTAAATGCAGAACTAAAAGAATTAGAGCAAAAATCAAAACGATTCAAAGAATTGGAAGAGCG GTATTGGCAAGAGTTTAACAACTTTCAGTTTCAATTAATCGCTCATCAG GAAGAGAGAGATGCCATTTTGGCTAAGACTGAAGTTTCACAAGCACATTTGGAGCTGTTAAAGCGAACTAACGTGCTCAATGATGCTTTCCCTATCTGGCATGATGGAGAATTTGGAACTATAAACAATTTTCGTCTTGGACGACTGCCTAAAATTCCA GTTGAGTGGGACGAAATAAATGCTGCCTGGGGTCAAGCTTGCCTCCTACTTCATACAATGTGCCAATATTTCCGACCAAAATTTCA CTATCGGATAAAGATAATTCCCCTGGGTAGCTACCCTCGGATAATGGACAGCAACAACAATACATATGAGTT GTTTGGTCCAGTGAACCTGTTCTGGAGTACACGGTACGACAAAGCAATGACACTATTCTTAACTTGCCTCAAGGACTTTGCTGAGTTTGCAAATGCCAAGGATCTAGAAAACAACATTCCACCTGAGAAATGCTTCAACTTACCCTACAA GATCGAGAACGATAAAGTTGAAAACTACTCCATCACACAAAGCTTCAATAAGCAAGAGAATTGGACCAAAGCTTTGAAATATACCCTCTGTAATCTTAAGTGGGCTCTCTACTGGTTTATTGGAAGCACCAATTTCCAGCCTCTATCCGCCATGGTTTCTTCAGCTACCGAAGTTCCAGCTGTGGGCTCTTTATACGCAAAACGTGGTACTGATCCCAAATTTGTAGCTCGAAAGCCATCAACTTCGTGA
- the LOC108469774 gene encoding beclin-1-like protein isoform X3 produces the protein MKKEYIPDKGRSLPVDPNLPKWICQNCHHSLCIVGFDSYVDKFPNDSSRSAMQGASIHGASSMLGSTRMDNSFVVLPKQKPLAPGIPPRPRGIPGQPDTGQARKGMEESFVVVDKSESASDGSGTQLPSSEGGPSSSLQPNNSGFHSTITVLKNAFEIATTQTQVEQPLCLECMRVLSDKLDKEVEDVTRDIEAYEACLQRLEGEPRDVLSEADFCKEKLKIEEEERKLEAAIEEIEKQNAAVNAELKELEQKSKRFKELEERYWQEFNNFQFQLIAHQEERDAILAKTEVSQAHLELLKRTNVLNDAFPIWHDGEFGTINNFRLGRLPKIPVEWDEINAAWGQACLLLHTMCQYFRPKFHYRIKIIPLGSYPRIMDSNNNTYELTLLSLQMPRI, from the exons ATGAAGAAGGAATATATACCCGATAAAGGTCGGAGCTTACCCGTGGATCCAAATCTCCCCAAATGGATCTGCCAGAACTGTCACCATTCCCTCTGTATCGTCGGATTCGATTCCTACGTCGACAAGTTCCCCAACGACTCTTCTCGATCAG CAATGCAGGGGGCTTCGATTCATGGAGCTAGCAGCATGCTGGGTTCAACACGAATGGATAACTCTTTCGTCGTGCTGCCAAAGCAAAAGCCCTTGGCCCCAGGAATCCCTCCACGACCTCGTGGCATTCCTGGTCAGCCTGATACTGGCCAAGCTAGGAAAGGTATGGAAGAATCATTTGTGGTGGTTGATAAATCAGAGTCTGCTTCTGATGGAAGTGGGACGCAATTACCATCGTCAGAAGGTGGACCAAGCAGTTCTTTGCAGCCGAACAACTCTGGATTTCACTCAACTATTACTGTCCTGAAGAATGCATTTGAGATTGCCACGACTCAGACACAG GTTGAACAACCATTATGCCTTGAGTGTATGAGGGTGTTGTCTGACAAACTTGACAAGGAGGTTGAAGATGTGACTAGGGATATCGAAGCATATGAAGCCTGTCTTCAGCGCCTGGAGGGGGAACCACGAGATGTACTCAGCGAGGCTGATTTTTGTAAGGAGAAATTAAAG AtcgaggaagaagaaagaaaacttgAAGCAGCAATTGAAGAAATAGAAAAACAGAATGCTGCAGTAAATGCAGAACTAAAAGAATTAGAGCAAAAATCAAAACGATTCAAAGAATTGGAAGAGCG GTATTGGCAAGAGTTTAACAACTTTCAGTTTCAATTAATCGCTCATCAG GAAGAGAGAGATGCCATTTTGGCTAAGACTGAAGTTTCACAAGCACATTTGGAGCTGTTAAAGCGAACTAACGTGCTCAATGATGCTTTCCCTATCTGGCATGATGGAGAATTTGGAACTATAAACAATTTTCGTCTTGGACGACTGCCTAAAATTCCA GTTGAGTGGGACGAAATAAATGCTGCCTGGGGTCAAGCTTGCCTCCTACTTCATACAATGTGCCAATATTTCCGACCAAAATTTCA CTATCGGATAAAGATAATTCCCCTGGGTAGCTACCCTCGGATAATGGACAGCAACAACAATACATATGAGTT GACTTTGCTGAGTTTGCAAATGCCAAGGATCTAG
- the LOC108468537 gene encoding uncharacterized protein LOC108468537: MEDDQISGDDIDMKDLNPRQLQLFVKLLNGETLSLLFPTLQVQVGDVKHRIQEFTQIPFNFQRLIRGHQLKDDSVISHSNATLNLSLRLLGGKGGFGSLLRGAATKAGQKKTSNFEACRDMSGRRLRHVNAEKRLEEWKAEEEQRKLEKIAEDFIKKKAKTGKKGVGDGEAEKYVEKYREQSARCVAVVEESVRAACQNGKRKTVPGGADPKRLKIWMGKRKVDESDSDSDYSSEDEDNEENEKSVVLNNGNHSDSSKGAEGSSGSVLGGKQDIDFSIGVSSGTGSEEEKEVVLHRSSESCEDVDAMVEADVIAGSEAAHPEMPEQNGTKTQNQEEIVSQCLSADPVAENGVGSELIDGLNCSSIPKPEVHKDTLVSNVNATEPENPLNFDDFNSSAEMEVLGLERLKSELQSRGLKCGGTLQERAARLFLLKSTPLDKLPRKLLAKK, translated from the exons ATGGAAGATGATCAAATCAGCGGAGACGATATCGACATGAAGGACCTGAACCCAAGGCAGTTACAGCTGTTCGTTAAACTTCTCAATGGTGAAACTTTGTCGCTCCTATTCCCAACCCTTCAAGTCCAAGTCGGCGATGTCAAGCACCGAATTCAGGAATTTACCCAAATCCCTTTCAATTTCCAGCGACTGATTCGCGGCCATCAACTCAAGGACGATTCGGTGATTTCCCACTCCAACGCTACCCTCAACCTTTCCCTCCGGCTCCTCGGTGGCAAAGGAGGTTTCGGGTCTCTGCTGCGTGGCGCAGCCACAAAGGCCGGGCAGAAAAAGACAAGCAATTTCGAGGCGTGCCGAGACATGAGCGGAAGGAGGCTAAGGCATGTAAATGCCGAGAAGAGGTTGGAGGAGTGGAAAGCGGAGGAAGAACAGAGAAAGTTGGAGAAGATCGCTGAAGACTTCATAAAGAAGAAAGCAAAAACTGGGAAAAAAGGAGTTGGAGATGGAGAGGCCGAGAAGTACGTAGAGAAGTACAGAGAGCAGTCGGCGAGGTGCGTGGCGGTGGTTGAAGAGTCCGTTAGGGCGGCCTGCCAAAATGGAAAACGGAAGACAGTGCCGGGAGGAGCTGACCCCAAAAGATTGAAGATTTG GATGGGAAAGAGGAAAGTGGATGAGAGTGATAGTGACAGTGATTATAGCAGTGAGGATGAAGATAATGAGGAAAATGAGAaatctgtagttttgaacaatggGAATCATTCAGATTCTAGTAAGGGAGCTGAGGGGAGTTCTGGTTCAGTTTTGGGGGGAAAACAGGATATAGACTTTTCAATTGGAGTCTCAAGTGGTACTGGTTCTGAGGAAGAGAAGGAGGTTGTTCTGCATCGAAGCTCGGAATCTTGTGAAGATGTTGATGCCATGGTTGAAGCAGATGTGATTGCTGGGAGTGAAGCAGCTCATCCTGAGATGCCAGAACAAAATGGAactaaaactcaaaatcaagaggAAATAGTTAGTCAATGTCTCAGTGCTGATCCGGTTGCGGAAAATGGAGTTGGAAGTGAATTGATTGATGGACTTAATTGTTCTTCTATCCCAAAACCAGAAGTTCACAAAGACACATTAGTTTCAAATGTTAATGCTACAGAACCAGAAAATCCATTGAACTTTGATGACTTTAATTCTTCTGCAGAGATGGAG GTTCTTGGATTGGAGCGGTTGAAATCTGAACTGCAGTCACGTGGGCTAAAATGTGGGGGTACTTTGCAAGAGCGAGCTGCTCGTCTGTTCCTGCTAAAATCTACCCCTTTAGATAAGCTTCCAAGGAAGCTGCTTGCGAAGAAGTGA